The Chloroflexota bacterium nucleotide sequence CGATCGATCGAGAGGAATTGGCGCGTCAGCTCGTCGCCGCGGCATACCTGAAGGGTGATTTCCTTCTGGCCTCAGGTCGACGAAGCAAATATTACTTCGATAAGTACCGGTTCGAGACGCAGCCTGACCTTCTTCGCCCGGTCGGCGACATGATCGCGCAGCGCCTACCGCCAGGCACCGATCGCATCGCCGGGCCGGAGCTGGGGGCTGTGGCGCTGGCAGCGGCCGCCTCGCTCGCTTCCGGCGTGCCGTTCCTCATC carries:
- a CDS encoding orotate phosphoribosyltransferase, which translates into the protein MHAIDREELARQLVAAAYLKGDFLLASGRRSKYYFDKYRFETQPDLLRPVGDMIAQRLPPGTDRIAGPELGAVALAAAASLASGVPFLI